The Acidovorax sp. RAC01 genomic sequence AGGTGATGCGCTTCGCCGAGATCACGCCCGCCATGGTGGACCTGAGCGGCGGCGCGCTGAACGACACGCGCATGTAGGCTCGCTGTGCTGCCTGCCCCGCATTCGCCCCCCCGAAGCCGTCGCCACGGCAGCACCGCCACGCGGCGTGCCGCGCTGGCCGCCCTGCTTGCCGCCACGGGTGGCCTGGTGGCCTGGCGCTGGCCCCATCTGCACGCAGCGGCAGTCAGCACGGCACCGGCCGCAGAGGGCGCATGGCCAGCACCCGGCGAAGATGTGTGCGTGGCGGCACCGCCCACCCCGTTCAACCCGGCATCCGGCCAGGCGCTGCATGCAGCACGCGACGTTCCCCCCGATGCGCGCTGCCCCGTGTGCGGCATGTTCCCTGCACGCTCACGCGCGTGGGCAGCACAGGTGATATTTGCCGATGGAGATGCGTATTTCTTCGACTCGCCCCTGAGCCTGGGGCTATACCTGCTGGATGTGCCCCGCTACACGCGTGGGCGCAGCGCCGGCGACATCGTCGCCCGTTACGTGACGGACACCGATTCCGGCCAGTGGGTCGATGCCGCGCTGGCGGTGTATGTGCAGGGCTCGTCGGCGCGGGGGCCGATGCGGGCCGGCAACCTGCCGGCATTTGCCACCCAGGCAGCTGCGCGGCAGTTCGCGCAGCAGCGCGGTGGGCAGGTGGTGGGCTTGGGC encodes the following:
- a CDS encoding nitrous oxide reductase accessory protein NosL; this encodes MPAPHSPPRSRRHGSTATRRAALAALLAATGGLVAWRWPHLHAAAVSTAPAAEGAWPAPGEDVCVAAPPTPFNPASGQALHAARDVPPDARCPVCGMFPARSRAWAAQVIFADGDAYFFDSPLSLGLYLLDVPRYTRGRSAGDIVARYVTDTDSGQWVDAALAVYVQGSSARGPMRAGNLPAFATQAAARQFAQQRGGQVVGLGDMDAALLRSMAPHRMAGHLRHPG